One Ricinus communis isolate WT05 ecotype wild-type chromosome 1, ASM1957865v1, whole genome shotgun sequence DNA window includes the following coding sequences:
- the LOC8286671 gene encoding protein BPS1, chloroplastic yields MSTPQEPHRPFFSFGNPFRMMSPKGSQLTPRLLSLLNAFEETLVERLKKLIPKDKDDVLSLTWMKSAMESLCETHTDIKTLITDLELPVANWDEKWIDVYLDISVKLLDICIAFSSELSRLNQGHLLLQCVLHNLESNTSKQFVRASASLDSWRQHISSKNQRVENCRSILENLRGSLNLPKVKNSAKGKVLMRAMYGVKVQTVFLCSVFAAAFSNSSKNLLVLDVSDTIKWAQAFSDLQTNLNVEIREKFCHGKFTVLKELDAVDSIVKKLYPMIQDGVGPVEVEAFENSVSDLRKGSEKLSQGLDLLAKQVDGFFKIVLSGRDALLCKLRESGAVNDTTLGTNVGEQLVR; encoded by the coding sequence ATGAGCACACCCCAGGAGCCACACCGccctttcttttcatttggAAATCCTTTCCGGATGATGTCACCAAAGGGCTCTCAGTTGACCCCTAGGCTTCTCTCTTTGTTGAATGCTTTCGAAGAGACCTTGGTGGAGAGGTTGAAGAAACTTATCCCAAAGGACAAGGATGATGTTCTTAGCTTAACATGGATGAAATCTGCAATGGAGTCACTTTGTGAGACTCACACTGACATAAAGACCCTGATTACTGATCTTGAGCTCCCTGTAGCAAACTGGGATGAGAAATGGATAGATGTGTACCTGGACATCAGTGTGAAGTTGCTTGACATCTGCATTGCCTTTAGCTCTGAGCTTTCCAGGCTTAATCAAGGTCATCTCTTGCTTCAATGTGTCCTTCATAACTTGGAGTCCAACACTTCAAAGCAATTTGTGCGGGCCTCTGCTTCCCTCGATAGTTGGAGGCAACACATCAGTTCAAAGAATCAAAGAGTCGAGAACTGTCGCTCCATTTTGGAAAATCTTAGGGGATCATTGAATTTGCCGAAGGTTAAGAACTCTGCTAAAGGAAAGGTCTTGATGCGCGCAATGTATGGTGTTAAGGTGCAGACAGTATTTCTATGTAGTGTCTTTGCTGCAGCCTTCTCAAATTCTTCAAAGAATTTGTTAGTTTTGGATGTCTCTGACACAATCAAGTGGGCGCAAGCATTTTCTGATTTGCAGACGAATCTCAATGTGGAAATTAGAGAGAAATTTTGCCATGGGAAGTTTACAGTTCTGAAAGAATTGGATGCAGTTGATTCAATTGTGAAGAAGTTGTATCCTATGATTCAAGATGGGGTGGGACCTGTTGAAGTGGAAGCATTTGAAAATTCTGTTTCAGATTTGAGAAAAGGATCAGAGAAGCTTTCTCAAGGATTGGATCTTCTTGCAAAGCAAGTGGACGGCTTTTTCAAGATAGTTTTGAGTGGGCGTGATGCTCTACTTTGTAAATTGAGGGAATCTGGTGCAGTCAATGACACAACCTTAGGGACTAACGTAGGAGAACAGCTTGTAAGATGA
- the LOC8286672 gene encoding probable serine/threonine-protein kinase At1g01540 encodes MSVYDAAFVNTELSKPTSIFGLRLWVVIGILLGSLIVLALFLLSLCITSRRKNKKTLKLTDTITPPISKEIQEIVHFPTQDNHHHHHHHHAVQVPEIQVEIGKTEHRVVFSDRPSSGESRGTASACETASFGSGSVGPEVSHLGWGRWYTLRELEAATNGLCEENVIGEGGYGIVYSGVLSDGTRVAVKNLLNNRGQAEKEFKVEVEVIGRVRHKNLVRLLGYCVEGAYRMLVYEYVDNGNLDQWLHGDVGDVSPLTWDIRMNIILGTAKGLAYLHEGLEPKVVHRDVKSSNILLDRQWNPKVSDFGLAKLLCSERSYVTTRVMGTFGYVAPEYACTGMLNEKSDIYSFGILIMELISGRSPVDYSRPQGEVNLVDWLKTMVGNRKSEEVVDPKLPEMPASKALKRVLLVALRCVDPDATRRPKMGHVIHMLEADDLLFRDERRIGRESSNSRHEYEQENPAVAKLGDRQFGEGTSDTSEGDSSRNLHQQSRWR; translated from the exons atgtcAGTGTACGACGCCGCATTCGTTAACACAGAGCTGTCGAAGCCAACCTCAATATTTGGGCTACGATTATGGGTAGTCATTGGAATCTTGTTAGGATCTTTAATAGTTCTGGctctctttcttctctctctttgCATAACCTCTCGCCGTAAAAACAAGAAGACATTAAAACTGACCGACACTATCACCCCTCCAATCTCTAAAGAAATTCAAGAAATCGTGCATTTCCCGACACAGGacaaccaccaccaccaccaccaccatcatGCGGTTCAGGTCCCAGAGATTCAAGTTGAGATCGGTAAGACGGAGCACCGCGTGGTGTTCTCTGACAGGCCGTCTAGTGGAGAGAGCAGAGGGACTGCTAGTGCGTGTGAGACGGCGTCGTTTGGTAGTGGAAGTGTGGGTCCTGAAGTTTCACATCTTGGGTGGGGCCGTTGGTATACTTTGAGAGAGCTTGAAGCTGCTACTAATGGACTTTGTGAAGAGAATGTGATTGGTGAAGGTGGTTATGGAATTGTTTATAGTGGGGTTTTGAGTGATGGCACTAGAGTTGCTGTTAAGAATTTGTTGAATAACAG GGGTCAAGCTGAGAAGGAATTCAAAGTAGAAGTGGAAGTAATTGGACGAGTACGGCACAAGAATCTTGTTAGGTTGCTCGGATACTGTGTTGAAGGTGCTTACAG GATGCTCGTCTACGAGTATGTCGACAATGGTAATCTGGATCAGTGGCTTCATGGTGACGTTGGAGATGTTAGCCCTCTTACATGGGATATTCGGATGAATATTATATTGGGAACAGCAAAAGG ATTGGCCTACCTTCATGAGGGTCTTGAACCAAAAGTTGTCCATCGAGATGTAAAATCCAGTAACATATTACTGGATCGCCAATGGAACCCTAAGGTTTCTGATTTTGGACTTGCTAAGCTCTTGTGTTCTGAGAGGAGTTATGTAACAACACGGGTGATGGGAACATTTGG TTATGTTGCACCAGAATATGCATGCACTGGAATGCTGAACGAGAAGAGTGATATTTATAGCTTTGGTATATTAATCATGGAGTTAATTTCTGGGAGAAGTCCTGTTGATTATAGTCGACCACAAGGAGAG GTGAATTTGGTGGACTGGCTAAAAACCATGGTTGGAAACAGAAAATCTGAAGAAGTAGTTGATCCTAAGTTGCCTGAGATGCCTGCTTCCAAAGCTCTAAAACGTGTTCTTCTGGTTGCTCTTCGATGTGTTGATCCTGATGCTACAAGGAGGCCCAAAATGGGGCATGTGATCCACATGCTTGAGGCGGATGACTTGCTATTTCGTGAT GAACGCCGAATTGGGAGAGAATCTTCCAATTCACGCCATGAATACGAACAAGAAAATCCTGCTGTTGCAAAATTAGGTGATAGACAGTTTGGTGAAGGCACTTCAGATACAAGTGAAGGTGATAGTAGTAGGAATCTTCATCAACAAAGTAGATGGAGATAA
- the LOC8286673 gene encoding CAAX prenyl protease 1 homolog, with protein sequence MAFPYMEAVLGFMVLMYIFESYLDMRQHCALKLPTLPKTLEGVISQEKFKKSRAYSLDKSHFNFVHEFVTILLDSAILYFGILPWSWKESGNFLLLVGLNAENEILHTLAFLAGVMIWSQITDLPFSLYSTFVIEARHGFNKQTIWLFFRDLIKGICLAIILGPPIVSAIILIVQKGGPYLAIYLWAFMFVLSLVMMTIYPILIAPLFNKFTPLPEGELRSKIEALSSSLKFPLKKLFVVDGSTRSSHSNAYMYGFFKNKRIVLYDTLIQQCKNDEEIVAVIAHELGHWKLNHTMYSFVAVQILTFLQFGGYTLVRNSTDLFQSFGFDTQPVLIGLIIFQHTVIPLQHLVSFGLNLVSRSFEFQADAFAKKLGYASALRAGLVKLQEENLSAMNTDPWYSAYHYSHPPLVERLAALDEPDKKED encoded by the exons ATGGCGTTCCCTTATATGGAAGCTGTACTTG GTTTTATGGTACTGATGTACATCTTTGAGTCGTATTTGGATATGCGGCAACATTGTGCACTGAAACTGCCAACTCTTCCTAAAACTTTGGAAGGAGTAATCAGCCaagagaaatttaaaaagtctAGAGCTTATAGTCTTGATAAAAG CCACTTCAATTTTGTTCATGAATTTGTCACTATACTGCTGGACTCTGCCATCTTATATTTTGGGATATTGCCTTGGTCCTGGAAG GAATCAGGAAACTTTCTGCTTTTGGTTGGTCTCAATGCAGAGAACGAAATACTACATACCCTCGCTTTTTTGGCTGGTGTTATGATATGGTCACAG ATCACTGATTTGccattttctctctattcGACCTTTGTGATTGAGGCTCGTCATGGTTTCAATAAA CAAACTATATGGTTGTTCTTTAGGGACTTGATCAAAGGAATTTGCCTTGCTATTATACTTGGCCCACCTATTGTTTCAGCAATCATTTTAATAGTACAG AAAGGAGGTCCTTACCTGGCCATCTATCTATGGGCATTTATGTTTGTTCTCTCCCTTGTGATGATGACGATCTATCCCATTTTGATCGCCCCACTTTTTAATAAGTTCACCCCT CTTCCAGAAGGAGAGCTCCGATCAAAAATCGAGGCACTTTCTTCCTCCCTCAAGTTTCCTTTGAAGAAATTGTTTGTTGTGGATGGATCTACAAGGTCAAGCCACAGCAAT GCATACATGTATGGCTTCTTTAAGAACAAGCGAATAGTACTTTATGACACATTGATTCAACAG TGCAAAAACGACGAGGAAATTGTAGCTGTTATTGCCCATGAATTGGGCCATTGGAAACTTAACCATACAATGTACTCATTTGTTGCTGTGCAG ATTCTTACATTTTTGCAATTTGGAGGATATACTCTTGTGAGAAACTCAACTGATCTGTTCCAAAGTTTTGGGTTTGATACACAACCAGTGCTTATTGGACTGATAATTTTTCAG CATACTGTAATACCTCTCCAGCACCTAGTAAGCTTTGGTCTTAATCTTGTGAGCCGTTCTTTCGAGTTTCAG GCTGATGCTTTTGCTAAGAAGCTTGGTTATGCCTCTGCTCTTCGTGCTGGCCTTGTGAAACTGCAG gaaGAAAATTTGTCAGCAATGAATACAGATCCTTGGTATTCAGCGTATCACTATTCTCATCCtcctcttgttgaaagattgGCTGCACTTGATGAACCAGATAAGAAGGAAGATTGA
- the LOC8286674 gene encoding probable WRKY transcription factor 53, whose protein sequence is MEREQKILVNELTQGKELAEQLRNHLNNISSFEMRQGLVEQILSSYEKALSMLNWDASAIETKPIITTLESPHSNYAKRSPSPRSEVSDQDCKDQCHGGVYKKRKTQPRWTLRVCSESGMEGPPDDGYNWRKYGQKDILGANFPRSYYRCTHRHSQGCLATKQVQRSDQDPTIFEVNYSGKHKCLHSSRLATSSPSPINDKSEQNKDNFQLQQLEDKPKPLNELSFNYKDGLKSEDLDIFPSFSFPDASYMGNENDIYRESLIENNLLGSLSSPAFISPATSESNYFSVSPCHYSVRTPESDSLPTSVVNSPIGIWDISIDNVEFDASFPFEL, encoded by the exons ATGGAAAGGGAGCAAAAGATTCTTGTCAATGAACTAACACAAGGGAAGGAGCTAGCAGAACAGTTGAGGAACCATCTTAACAACATATCATCTTTTGAAATGCGTCAAGGCCTTGTTGAGCAAATACTTTCATCCTATGAGAAAGCACTCTCCATGTTAAATTGGGATGCCTCTGCTATTGAAACTAAACCCATAATTACTACATTGGAATCACCGCACTCTAATTATGCCAAACGCAGTCCTAGCCCTAGGAGTGAGGTCTCAGATCAAGATTGCAAGGATCAATGTCACGGTGGTGTTTACAAGAAGAG AAAAACGCAGCCAAGATGGACTCTGAGGGTTTGTTCAGAATCTGGAATGGAAGGACCGCCGGATGATGGTTATAACTGGCGAAAATATGGCCAAAAAGATATTCTTGGAGCTAACTTTCCAAG AAGTTATTATAGATGCACTCATCGTCACTCACAAGGTTGTTTAGCTACAAAACAAGTTCAAAGATCAGATCAAGACCCGACAATTTTCGAGGTGAACTATTCAGGAAAGCATAAATGTCTGCACTCCTCTCGTTTAGCCACATCATCGCCTTCTCCCATAAACGACAAATCAGAACAAAACAAAGACAATTTTCAACTACAACAGCTTGAAGATAAGCCAAAGCCATTAAATGAGTTATCTTTCAACTACAAAGATGGACTTAAAAGCGAGGATTTAGACATATTtccatcattttcttttcctgatGCGTCATACATGGGGaatgaaaatgatatataCAGAGAGTCCTtgattgaaaataatttactgGGCAGTCTTTCTTCTCCTGCATTTATATCTCCCGCCACATCTGAGTCTAACTATTTCTCTGTCTCGCCGTGCCACTACAGTGTGAGAACGCCGGAATCTGATTCCCTCCCAACTTCGGTTGTCAATTCACCAATTGGAATTTGGGATATCTCAATAGATAATGTGGAGTTTGACGCCAGTTTCCCTTTCGAACTCTGA